The DNA region acacacacacacacacacacacacacacacacacacacacacacacacacacacacacacacacacacacacacacacacacacacacacacacacacacttgggcaggcgggttggtgaccgcagggctggctttgacgcacaaacaaaaaaaaacaggcaAACAAAAGCTTGACAAACCTGACTGAAACTTGATCAAATTATTGACTTCTATACCCACACGAATGGCGCAGGTGAAATGAAAacaactattttaaattaattttttatttcatttctagGTACGGGTGGTGAAAATATAAACGATATAAGTCACCGCAGCGGTGCTAGAGTTAGGCTAGAAGGGCAGAGGGATGCCGATTTGAGTATTCAGAGGCAGGTCAAATTCCGGGGCACTGTGGAACAGATAGCTATTGCTAAGAAACTCATCGAGGAATGCGTAAGTTTCTTTTGCAAGAGTAACTCCGTGGCtacttgccgattcttctctgcagaatataTATTATCCCAAATGGTGGTAGTCAAAAAAGAATAAAGTTTTAGTtagtaaaatgacaattcaaaattGCGCTTTTGAAGTCTACTTGAATAACATAATTTCTAtttctgattttgattttatatatcaCTGAGTGACCGTTTTGATGTATTGGTGCCAGTAGGTGGCTCAATACCGCCGGTTTTTTGGGTACTGGTTTGATTCCAACGTCAGATGTATATGtagttgtatttgtacaaatatgtttCTTGTCTAGATGTATGTACTTTATAGGTAATCAAATTGTTCCATTGTGTCAGCAACTTTAACTAATTTTAGtagtaattgttttttagtctTATCATAAAAATAGGTTTTCCTACATTTTCTACTCTGTTTCTTTGTATTATGAAATGAGGTTTTGTAGCCTATCGTAATTTCTGACTAGGAATActcaaaaaaaagaaagaataaaCAATATTCATTCTTTATTATCGCTATGTGTGTAATGGGGCATATTgtgttattttacaaatgtttattaagtTAATATAAATCCGCAAGGTTGAACACGAGAGGTGTAGACGTGAAGTAGAGCAGGCTAAACGGAGTCCTCGAGTGGCGACGCCACCAACGACCCCGGCAGAGCAACCGGACACAGGTGACTCCAAGCATGCCAAGTACAGGACTGGTAAGATAACAGCATGCTtgcattgattttgtttttacttatctATAATTCGGGAGgtcattttcaaaattaagtCATTCTTGTCTGGTAAGAAGATTTGTCTCCTCTTCCGTGATAATTGGAATTATTCTACCTAAAACAGCATTTGAAAGTACAATTATTGTCTAATaggcatttttttaaagtaggtacTAACTAAGGTTTACATTGTATTGAACTTGGTTTGAAAGGAAATATTTCTATTCCAATACTGATGCTGACTGATCTGAAAAATGTTGttcaaaaaatctaaatttggTGATGATCGCTTTTGAAAGTTACCTtctgaattataaaataacacgtgctgactgactgacatttGTCTACTAAGATATTTTCATAATCAAAACACATCAAAGAAAGAATTTTGGCTAGatttatattagataaaagTATAGAGGAAATCTCATACAGGAGTTTTTTCAAGTTTTAAATATGAAAGTTTGTTTTAAggactttaaatttatttttacataggattgtatttttaaccgactagtTCAAAAAAAGAgagggttactcaattcgaccgtgtgtatatatatatatatatatatatatatatatattagattactttTTGAACTTTATACTTAGTAACAAATAaacctctttttttttgtaacatgttaaataaataacttggtGTGTACCGTGGTGTTTTGCAGCGTACAGATAGGATATAAGAAAATTGTTAGAGCACAAAATgtgataattatattgaattttacTATATGCCATAAGTATGTAATGGTacaaatctttatttaaaatgaaatatccaTTGAACGTATCAACAGGAATATAATATGCCCCTGGCGGCCCCTGGGCAAGCCATCTATATATATGCCATAAGTATGTAATGGTacaaatctttatttaaaatgaaacatcCATTGAACGTATCAACAGGAATATAATATGCCCCTGGCGGCCCCTGGGCAAGCCATCTATATATATGCCATAAGTAATAAAGGTACAaatctttaattaaaatgaaatatccaTTAAACGTATTAACAGAAATATAATATGCCCCTGGGCAAGCAATCTATATACTTCTTGGTAACTACTAAGGTATCCCATGTGAGTATGCTGTCTACTGTAATACGAGgataaaaaaactacttaaaaaGTATGTAAAACTGTTTgtgataatataatacatataggGTTGAGTTATGGGATTGTAGTTGGGGCACTTGAGTCAGATATATTTAGGATTTTGTCTGAGTTTTGGTTCAACTCATTTTAGGCAAAAATTGAACTTATTCACtaacaaaacataatatttttctaacgACCAATTAATTACCTAATATTTTGTTTCTGGATAAAATTACCTAAATATCTTAAacatataatgttattattaattgattgattgatttataattttattgttaatttagcCAATTCTAAGACTATTTTATaccttgtaaatatttttttataacaaattttataaagtttccACTATCTGCCCCATCTACTATTTCAGAGTATGGTGAACGTCATTTtgattatttgatttttgtGTACTAACTGTGTGAATTTGCaaataacataattaacaatatcattatattaagttgtgtattttaaaatagtttttattttatttctaaataaaaaaataataataagtcttcGTAGTTTGACGAGTTAGGTTTTTTAAACGTTtaatgtaaaatcaaaatcaatatattgtttataattattgattttaggcTATTTCTGTCACAGTAAAGTTCAAAGAGTTTTTATGTTGCTACGTCAACAACATTACaagttaaataagttttttttgtttcgttatcTTGTTGGTGACGGGTGTTTATGAGTGTTTGTGTGTAGTCGTGTTTGTCCTTGGGGTATTTTGGTTGTGGCggttgtattattaaattagataGCGGATGAGGTTTATTTATCTACCgtaaagtaaaatgaaaaaaaaaatacaatgaaaaaatataatattaattacattgcATAAATGCAGGCTCTGAATAATATGATAGCTActtctatattatttttgtagatttatgaaaattatagcTATACTTGAGTAAATAAAGAATTACATTATAAATGAGATCATCTCGAAACTAAAGATCCACCCAGTTTTACCACTTTTTAGTTTAGTGCCTTGCTTACAAGTCATACCCTGTATTTATACTGGTACCTTACTACTTTGTAAACAGCCGTTAACAaagaagttataaaattaataagtaaagaAACAATATCTAaagttaacaatattattaagacATTCTATTTGTTGGACTTGTATAAGAAATAAAGGAAAGAATGATTTGAATCAAAAGTATTAGACTAAAgtgtttcaattaaattataactttaatagtataaatgtatatttgtttcCAATATGgtctaaaatttataatattaatattccaCAGCGGAACCATCAAATTCATCGATCGAAGTATACGTCTCGGCATCGTCATCACCGTCTCGATTTTGGGTTCAGTTCGTCGGGCCACAAGTTGCGCAACTGGACGATTTAGTCGATCATATGACCGAGTATTATGGCAATAAAGAGAATCGTGCTAATCACGCTGTAAGTTATAATACATCTAATAACGTTGTTAGAAAGTTTTTTCTATATGAAATTTTTACAGTgtctaaaatgtaaaaaaaagctaattttaaatatgattataaaAGTAGAACAGGTATCAGAACGAATATTGAGCGCTCGGCGGCAGAGTTGCAATCGCTTTGCATACCatcacacacaacacacacacaacaacacacacaacaacacacacaaagacaaaattattttgtttggtacaaaaataaaaacaaagtccAGAATTTGTTCAGATATACTGATTTATAAGTGTGCATATAAAACaccttgaataaaaattaaaaaaaaaaaattacgcatgtgtaaaattaaattggtatttttatttgacCAGTTGGAGAAAGTGACGGTGGGGCAGGTGGTGGCGGCCGTGTTCCGGCACGACGGGCGCTGGTACCGCGCGCGCGTGCACGACCTGCGCCCCAACGAGTTCGACGCCACGCAGCAGGTACTGCGGTCACGGAGTGTTAGCTACTGGGGCACAGCAGcaccagcccgactggggcagtacctcgaccttatagaagatcacagctaaataaagcCTTccagtagtgttgtgttcctgttggtgactaaggtgaccagagctcctgagaggGTTGGAAGTAGGGTCGGCGCCGCGCTTGAGATGTTTCTGGTTTTGcatgcgtctataagctgtggtgttcgcttaccatcaggttgagacgtacgcttgtttgcccagttgacccagttgtataaattataatatattattaaaatattgtatatatgtgcaaaagtatttgttttatgtaatgCCAGGTGTATACTTCTGTATATACGTTGTATATTTGATTGCTCCATTTTTTCTTCACATTCTAGTTAATGCTGCCGATATTTATTCTCCTATCAAATGGTTATCggtgatatataaataatcagGAAAAACATTAGCACAGTCGAAGCGATGGTATTAATCTGTAGTGTGTACTATGTCCCGTAGAGTAATCTGTCGTGGGGCAGGTTGTGGCAACTAGTACCGGCTGCGTACTATCGAGTAGACACTATGGTGCATTTACCCTCACGTAAACGACTACTCTCGTGTATGTTTACGTAACTTAgacttctatataaataaaactaagtcGCTATATGTTTTGCCATGCGCTAAAATTTAGAGGTTTTTCATAGAatgaaattaagaaattaacgcagaatattggaaaaaaattgtgaatatttcaagttaaTGCGTTTGGCAGATAACAGAACAAGACCACGTCGGTTGAGacaacttataataaataaacattaaaatatgctCATAACTAAGCATTAATGGAGAACGGCTTTTTCATATGGCtggtatatgtaaatcaaaatTTCTTATTTGGTTTTTAGGTTGCCGATTTATTCTTCTTGGACTATGGTGATAGCGAATATGTAGCGACACACGAGTTATGCGAACTTCGAGCGGATTTACTACGTCTTCGCTTTCAGGTATTCCATtcagaaataatttattgttttaaaactttcTATTACATGGTTTATGTACATCTTACCTTTGAGGAAGAAACTCGGTTAGCTAATACTCTAGTGGGATTAATACTCTTCTTATCAATTATCGCTACGTTTCCATTTGTGATTGCATTTGCTATTATATTGCTATTTTACGAcggagtttcttaccgattctttTTTGTACATTTCGGTTCTGTGGTACTTATaaccataataaaattaatttaataaagactaacttaatatacttttgaagcctacttgggTTAAGAAATTtcagattttgattttatttcgtTTCTGGGTCGCAGGCGATGGAGTGTTTCCTGGCAGGCGTACGTCCAGCTAACGGTCAAACGCGTTGGCATCCACACGCCGTCGAACGTTTTGAAGATCTCACACaggtaggggggggggggagaataaattgaaaatactcGCAATGTAAAAGTGACTTCTTTAATATTAGAACTTTAATTAGCTGTATAGAGTTTGTTATGAATTATATAGTAGTTTTTTTGACAAAGAAATTACAccagtattatataaatttttaatttttttttttttttttttttttgtagtaaaactaaGATTCATACATTAAATTGGCTTAGTcgaaaatttcaattatttttacgttCATTGTTAAAGGTGCATTCtgtgtaaaaaaagaataattgattGAGTTTCAagaatacctttttttatagtatagcGTCGGATTTACACTAACTgccccaataaaaaaaaatctgtacaaaaaaaaatgtttttgacaataaatatttgcattaaaatataaataaatgatctCTAGGTAGCAAGATGGAAACCATTAGTATCTCGTACGTGTACATATAGGAAGTCTTCAATTGGAATTAGAGATGAAGGGAAAGAGGTGCCCGGTATCAAACTGTATGACGTCAATGATGGTATGTTAATATCAATAATACACACGATATATACATAAGTTTTAGGGTTCACGGGGAAAGGGTAAAATGGGACCCTATTAGTAAGACACCACTATCTGGccgtctgtcaccaggctgtatctcatgAACCGTGATAGTTAGACGGTATTTCTattgccgctataacaacaaatactaaaaaaactgaataaaataaatatttaaaggggctcccatacaacaaacgTGATTTTGTGCTCATTTTTGCTCGATGTTGATAACGGTAATAGGGAGATGCTTGAAATATGTAGTTTAGTGgcatatttttgtaatagataatatattttatgctttGTGATTACGGtgttaaagaatatagccaccccctctcttcctgtgggtgttgtaagaggcgactaagggataacacagttccactaccaccttggaacttaaaaagccgaccgatggcgggataactatccaactgctggctttgaaacacacagaccgaagacaggcagcagcgtcttccgtgcgataaagccagctctgtgatcaccaacccgcctgcccagcgtggtgactatgggcaaaacacatgagttcacgccatttttggtgtgaacttgtggaggcctatgtccagcagtgaactgcgataggctgaagtgataatatattttatacgtaagtattattactttagaaatacagtgcactgttaaactgttaattgtttttttctgcactgtttattacataaattgtattttttctgtaaataaataataataataataataataacgaacGGAGAATGAATCTATCCTACATTGCTTCATCACTTAGCCAATTTTATTGAGGCACTACTTATGTCCAAATAAGGCTGGATATATGTtacttatcttatatatatactttttaataaaaaataaaaacaattctaGAAGGTTCAGTCGACATCGGCGAGGTCTTAATAGCGGAGGGCTGGGCGGAGGCTTGCGAGACTAAGAACTCTCCCCCTCCTACCCCCCAAACGCCCTTCGGAGACCTCAGCAACTCtaggtaaaatattattacgattattatatttattaatttactaaccaattatttattattttttaaccgacccGACAGACTTTGTCCTGTCAAACGCAAAAACATGTCACAGCCATggtttgtacctgttgcgctggcggttgcgggttcgatcctcacacatgacaaacatttgtattggccatacaggtgttggccgtggtctgggtgtttgtgcagtccttgtgggtctccccaccgtgcctcggagagcacgttaagccgtcggtcccggttgtcatcatgtacacctgatagcgatcgttactcgtagtagggaatatatccgccaacccccattggagcagcgtggtggattaagctctgatcctacaTGACTGATGATCGGAgactacatggggaaagaggcctatggccagcagtgggatataacaggctgaagcaatataatttaaattattatggtCGACCATAATTAATGTGCGACCACTAGtctgaattaatttttattaaagttgcaGAGTTTTTGTTGGTTGTTTTATTGGTTTAGAAATCGTGCGTTAAACATCTCAATCAGTAATATCTGACTACACCCCTCCTCTTTTCGTCATATTCTCTACTAACACCGGT from Melitaea cinxia chromosome 15, ilMelCinx1.1, whole genome shotgun sequence includes:
- the LOC123660622 gene encoding tudor and KH domain-containing protein homolog, with amino-acid sequence MPLNTKILVPVALGFSLVTVTAFVVYYVFKKDEANEDKIVRSTRMDIIEVQVPKSIVPALIGRSGSNIKQIEEKSGANIHFKKFGEEDYGVCIIRGRSHTTQIAETLVHDFIKQQPVIVEDAMPVPGWACGKIIGTGGENINDISHRSGARVRLEGQRDADLSIQRQVKFRGTVEQIAIAKKLIEECVEHERCRREVEQAKRSPRVATPPTTPAEQPDTGDSKHAKYRTAEPSNSSIEVYVSASSSPSRFWVQFVGPQVAQLDDLVDHMTEYYGNKENRANHALEKVTVGQVVAAVFRHDGRWYRARVHDLRPNEFDATQQVADLFFLDYGDSEYVATHELCELRADLLRLRFQAMECFLAGVRPANGQTRWHPHAVERFEDLTQVARWKPLVSRTCTYRKSSIGIRDEGKEVPGIKLYDVNDEGSVDIGEVLIAEGWAEACETKNSPPPTPQTPFGDLSNSRVLGMMVGGTRASSMPKDGGVDLSDNNTTSRSLASGLESSDKIKSISNFDLSYPDMNQPSNENGSNDFISSERQHLEHESHLGDDLKANMNRIDSHHDNLEALGRQ